In the genome of Vicia villosa cultivar HV-30 ecotype Madison, WI linkage group LG7, Vvil1.0, whole genome shotgun sequence, one region contains:
- the LOC131617934 gene encoding unknown protein 1-like, with translation MDSCSPIAEKKDCQVPVTPDVVKENGDIELQSPLTLTVVRKQLNGTTIHSGTKDVVLDSFADTRKNLNDSRSSVVRRLPFRADSPSDQDIFESLHENLFQFILSKQMEERVLAPMSNVEQDECKSPPPQLRFTGIAHTCPPAPRKLKHQPKVILMELCKKLEF, from the coding sequence ATGGATTCGTGCTCTCCGATTGCTGAGAAAAAAGATTGTCAGGTTCCTGTAACTCCTGATGTTGTCAAAGAAAATGGTGATATCGAATTGCAGTCTCCTCTTACGCTGACGGTGGTCAGAAAACAGCTTAACGGGACAACCATTCATTCCGGCACCAAGGATGTTGTTTTGGACTCCTTTGCGGATACTCGCAAGAATCTCAATGATTCCAGGAGCTCTGTTGTACGCCGCCTTCCTTTCCGTGCTGATTCTCCTTCAGATCAGGATATATTTGAGTCGCTACATGAAAATCTCTTTCAGTTCATTCTTTCTAAGCAAATGGAGGAGAGGGTTCTAGCTCCAATGTCAAATGTAGAACAAGATGAATGTAAATCACCTCCTCCACAGCTCCGTTTCACAGGAATTGCTCATACTTGTCCTCCTGCGCCTCGCAAGCTCAAACATCAACCCAAGGTCATTCTGATGGAGTTATGCAAGAAGCTTGAATTCTGA
- the LOC131616045 gene encoding uncharacterized protein LOC131616045 — protein MKVGSGKGKKVCLTVTIIFIAIVLLIVILAFTVFKAKHPVNTVDSVKLEKFDINLDIAKLKVDLNVTLDVNVSVKNPNKVGFKYSDTTAHLNYRGQLIGEVPIIAGHISSGGTKGFNLTLTVMADRLLSNSQLYSDIISGTLPLNTFVTIKGKVSILGFIKVHVVSSASCDIAVNTSNRTVANQQCQYKTKL, from the coding sequence ATGAAAGTAGGATCTGGTAAAGGGAAAAAAGTATGTCTCACAGTGACTATAATTTTCATTGCAATTGTATTGCTAATTGTCATTCTGGCTTTCACTGTATTCAAAGCCAAGCATCCTGTTAACACCGTTGACTCAGTGAAACTAGAAAAATTCGACATCAACTTGGATATAGCAAAACTAAAGGTTGATTTGAATGTAACCCTGGACGTCAATGTATCTGTCAAGAACCCTAATAAGGTTGGTTTCAAATACTCAGACACCACTGCACACCTCAATTACAGAGGCCAGCTTATAGGTGAAGTCCCCATCATTGCTGGACACATCTCTTCCGGTGGCACCAAAGGATTCAACCTCACTCTCACCGTTATGGCCGACCGGTTGCTATCCAATTCCCAGCTTTACTCTGATATCATCTCTGGTACTTTGCCCCTAAACACTTTTGTGACCATTAAAGGAAAAGTCAGTATCTTAGGCTTTATCAAAGTCCATGTGGTTTCCTCTGCTTCCTGTGATATTGCTGTTAATACTTCAAATAGAACAGTTGCCAACCAACAGTGCCAATACAAAACTAAACTTTGA
- the LOC131617935 gene encoding uncharacterized protein LOC131617935, with protein sequence MAYRRRQVVSRSSTFKEEINVNGNELLDDHNKNDGSISAPPFLSSIHNSLATPSFNNSLAAQAIKASAARRDPSHSLALANSSIPLQHENHNRSKSFDSYGDASKSGFWGVLAQKAKDILDDDNPPTQLPDHDIQKLRSQSFNTTIMPPGGTQDIGKIGESNLKGCEDVNQLMWNPWQQQSKQTLGTTNSQSVHETQLKASRDVAMATAAKAKLLLRELKTVKADLAFAKARCSQLEEENKLLRDKEGREKGQNRADDDLIRLQLETLLAEKARLASENEVNSRENRFLREIVEYHQLTMQDVVHFDEDMEDDPELYGPIDTTYGPQMLSPRSQLPGRSTHSQPIFDVPPPEQQQQDQNTSSSSSQDEAIPNPSIPPSVSKDQHEK encoded by the exons ATGGCATATAGAAGAAGGCAGGTTGTATCGAGGAGTTCCACCTTCAAGGAAGAGATTAATGTTAATGGGAATGAATTATTAGATGATCATAATAAGAATGATGGTTCAATTAGCGCTCCTCCATTTTTGTCCTCTATTCATAATTCCTTAGCAACTCCCTCCTTTAATAATTCCCTTGCTGCTCAAGCCATCAAAGCTTCTGCTGCTCGTCGCGACCCCTCTCATTCACTTGCTCTTGCTAATTCTTCTATTCCTCTTCAACATGAAAATCATAATAGATCTAAG AGCTTTGATTCTTACGGTGATGCTTCCAAATCTGGTTTTTGGGGCGTTCTCGCGCAGAAAGCTAAAGATATTTTGGACGATGATAATCCGCCCACACAACTTCCTGATCATGACATCCAAAAACTGAGATCACAATCTTTTAATACCACAATCATGCCTCCTGGTGGAACTCAG gatattggaAAAATTGGTGAGAGTAACCTTAAAGGATGTGAAGACGTGAATCAATTAATGTGGAATCCATGGCAACAACAATCCAAACAGACACTTGGGACCACCAATTCTCAATCTGTCCATGAAACACAACTCAAGGCTTCTCGCGAC GTGGCAATGGCAACCGCTGCAAAAGCAAAGTTACTTCTGCGAGAGCTTAAGACGGTGAAAGCAGACTTGGCTTTTGCCAAAGCGCGATGTTCACaactagaagaagaaaataaactaCTACGTGACAAGGAAGGTCGCGAGAAGGGGCAAAATCGTGCAGATGATGATCTG ATTCGTCTTCAATTAGAGACACTTCTTGCTGAGAAAGCTCGATTGGCTAGTGAGAATGAAGTGAACTCTCGTGAAAACCGTTTTCTACGAGAAATTGTGGAATACCATCAGCTGACTATGCAGGATGTGGTGCATTTTGACGAAGATATGGAAGATGACCCTGAGCTTTATGGGCCCATAGATACCACTTATGGACCTCAGATGTTATCTCCTCGCTCTCAATTACCAGGTCGAAGCACGCATTCACAACCAATATTTGATGTACCACcaccagaacaacaacaacaagatcaGAAtacatcatcatcgtcatcacaAGATGAAGCTATCCCTAATCCTAGTATCCCACCTTCTGTTTCTAAGGATCAACATGAAAAATGA